One Xiphophorus hellerii strain 12219 chromosome 1, Xiphophorus_hellerii-4.1, whole genome shotgun sequence DNA segment encodes these proteins:
- the dhh gene encoding desert hedgehog protein: MKQFWWARLAPLGLLAACTCLGVVQGCGPGPGYGTRSRPRKLTPMRYKQFFPNFSENTLGASGRAEGKISRNSERFNQLVCNYNPDIVFKDEENTSADRVMTKRCKDCLNRLAIAVMNQWPGVHLRVTEAWDEDGHHPQGSLHYEGRAVDITTDDRETKKYGILAQLAVEAGFDWVHYESRYHIHCSVKADKSEAVERGGCFPGWARVTVAGGRQKTLSSLASGDRILALSGTGQVVYSQVLLFLHRDQESRSVFLSLEADGGNRLVVTPHHLVFLDPDCGHDANEYRAEFASRARVGDCVLIGTPGGQTETSRIVSVSLTESVGVFAPLTEAGTLFVDGVLVSSYALLEDHDLAHWAFGPLRLLHSLNHFFGGEDVKGKQKAGTKSATQFGTTEEVSIHKQNNLSEPLRVKDQEQCSLKTSEIHWYARLLYRFASIFLDSNIFHA, translated from the exons ATGAAGCAGTTCTGGTGGGCCCGCCTGGCACCGCTCGGCCTGCTTGCTGCTTGTACCTGCCTAGGCGTGGTCCAGGGATGCGGACCCGGTCCTGGGTACGGCACGCGTTCCAGGCCCAGGAAGCTCACACCTATGCGCTACAAGCAGTTCTTCCCCAACTTCTCTGAGAACACCCTCGGGGCCAGTGGCAGGGCCGAGGGCAAGATCTCACGCAACTCTGAGCGCTTCAATCAGCTGGTGTGCAACTACAACCCAGACATTGTCTTCAAGGATGAGGAGAACACAAGCGCCGATCGGGTCATGACTAAG CGGTGTAAGGACTGTTTGAACAGGTTGGCCATTGCTGTGATGAACCAGTGGCCAGGGGTGCACCTGCGCGTGACGGAGGCCTGGGATGAAGACGGCCACCACCCTCAGGGCTCTCTGCACTACGAAGGCCGGGCCGTGGATATAACCACAGACgacagagaaacaaagaaatacgGCATCCTGGCCCAGCTGGCTGTAGAAGCAGGATTTGACTGGGTCCATTATGAGTCCAGATATCACATCCACTGTTCCGTCAAAGCAG ATAAATCTGAAGCAGTGGAGAGGGGTGGGTGTTTCCCAGGCTGGGCCCGGGTGACGGTTGCTGGAGGAAGGCAGAAGACTCTGTCATCACTGGCCTCTGGCGACCGGATCCTGGCTCTGTCTGGGACAGGCCAGGTCGTGTACAGCCAAGTCCTCTTGTTTCTGCACCGGGACCAGGAAAGCCGGtctgtctttctgtctctgGAGGCAGACGGTGGCAACCGACTGGTCGTGACTCCACATCATTTAGTGTTTTTAGACCCCGACTGTGGACACGATGCTAATGAGTATCGGGCTGAGTTCGCGAGCAGAGCCAGAGTCGGTGACTGCGTCCTCATCGGCACACCGGGGGGTCAAACAGAAACATCCCGAATCGTATCTGTCTCTCTTACTGAAAGTGTGGGAGTGTTTGCGCCCCTCACTGAAGCTGGAACTTTGTTTGTTGACGGGGTGCTTGTGTCCAGCTACGCACTGCTGGAGGACCACGACCTTGCACACTGGGCATTTGGACCTTTACGGCTTCTCCATTCACTGAAccacttttttgggggggaagaCGTAAAAGGGAAGCAAAAAGCTGGCACTAAGAGTGCAACACAGTTTGGCACAACAGAAGAAGTAAGtattcacaaacaaaacaatctcAGTGAACCTCTTCGAGTGAAAGATCAAGAGCAGTGCTCCTTGAAGACATCAGAAATACACTGGTATGCTAGATTACTGTACAGATTTGCAAGCATCTTCTTGGACTCCAACATTTTCCATGCTTAA
- the lmbr1l gene encoding limb region 1 homolog-like protein produces the protein METDEVSIREQLFHNRVRETIICVLLFTCLYMVCYLILTHFKKTAEFITDDIEDATVNKIALWLCTFTLSVAVCAVLLLPISILSNEVLLTFPHSYYMEWLNGSLIHGLWNLVFLFSNLSLVFLMPFAYFFTESEGFAGSKKGVMARVYEAVVLLILLALLVLGIVWVASALLHDNVARQSLYDLWEYYLPYLYSGISLFGVLLLLLCTPFGLSRMFSVTGSLLVKPRLLEDIEDTLSCTVFEEDSLFRKLNCGSPSCWVKLNMEAMRKEYLAVQSRRVALEMRRKASPWQRNLGYPLAMLILLALTVMCVLMVCFNVLELLLDETAMPRGMEDPHLGMASFSMFGSLGAAVQVVLILYLMVSSVVGFYSSPLFCGLLPRMKDTNLTQIIANCVSLLILSSALPVFSRTLGITRFDLLGDFGRYNWLGNFYVVFLYNMMFAGLTSASLTKTVTWAVRRELIRAFGLDRLPITVSRSTIPFKLLLASGLSKIQ, from the exons ATCTGTGTCCTCTTGTTTACGTGCCTTTACATGGTGTGCTACCTCATCCTCACACACTTCAAAAAGACTGCCGAGTTTATCACAG atgATATCGAAGATGCTACCGTCAACAAAATTGC GCTCTGGCTGTGCACGTTCACCCTCTCTGTCGCAGTGTGCGCCGTGCTGCTTCTCCCCATCTCCATCCTGTCAAACGAGGTTCTGCTCACCTTCCCACACAGCTACTACATGGAGTGGCTCAATGGCTCTCTTATCCACG GGTTATGGAACCTAGTGTTTTTGTTCTCCAACTTGTCCCTCGTCTTCCTCATGCCTTTTGCGTATTTCTTCACCGAGTCAGAGGGGTTCGCTGGATCCAAAAAG GGAGTAATGGCGCGAGTGTATGAAGCTGTTGTCCTGCTGATCTTGCTTGCGCTTCTTGTGCTGGGTATTGTGTGGGTGGCATCAGCTCTCCTCCATGACAACGTTGCCCGACAGAGCCTCTACG ACCTGTGGGAGTATTACCTGCCATACCTGTACTCTGGGATCTCTCTGTTTGGAGTGCTGCTGCTTCTGC TGTGCACCCCGTTTGGCTTGTCTCGAATGTTCAGTGTTACGGGTAGCCTGCTTGTGAAACCTCGG CTTCTGGAGGACATAGAAGACACTTTGAGCTGTACCGTGTTTGAAGAAGATTCGCTCTTCAGGAAGCTGAATT GTGGCAGTCCATCGTGTTGGGTCAAGTTGAACATGGAGGCCATGAGAAAAGAGTACCTAGCAGTTCAGAGCAGGCGTGTCGCCCTGG AAATGCGGAGGAAGGCGTCACCATGGCAACGAAACTTGGGCTATCCTCTGGCGATGCTTATCCTGCTTGCACTGACG GTGATGTGTGTGCTGATGGTCTGTTTCAATgtgttggagctgctgctggatgaGACAGCCATGCCCAGAGGAATGGAG GACCCTCACCTGGGAATGGCCTCCTTCTCCATGTTCGGCTCTCTGGGAGCTGCAGTTCAGGTGGTCCTCATCCT CTACCTGATGGTGTCCTCAGTTGTGGGTTTTTACAGCTCTCCGCTCTTCTGTGGCCTCCTCCCTCGCATGAAAGACACTAACCTCACACAG ATCATTGCAAACTGTGTTTCGCTGCTAATTCTGAGCTCTGCACTGCCGGTGTTTTCACGCACACTTG GGATCACCCGTTTCGATTTGCTGGGAGACTTTGGTCGATATAACTGGCTTGGAAACTTCTACGTGGTCTTCCTGTACAACATGATGTTTGCTGGTCTCACCTCCGCCTCCCTTACAAAGACAGTCACCTGGGCGGTGCGGAGGGAGCTCATCCGTGCCTTTG GACTCGACAGGCTGCCAATAACTGTGTCACGGTCTACCATTCCTTTTAAACTCCTCCTGGCCAGTGGGCTGTCTAAAATCcagtga